A single Fibrobacter succinogenes DNA region contains:
- a CDS encoding family 16 glycosylhydrolase, with protein MKKIILPMVAVALMTACSDDNENINFVNALQPGAVSSSSEATIPVANSSSDATIPPTEVSSSSDAVVPPLSSSSVDVPPVVSSSSVDVPPVVSSSSVASSAESQFTYAVPKLTELDPTKSYSFYGAELTGRDQFKYGRFEARMKMAAISGSVSSMFVYYDNSWIKEEEPWNEIDIEVLGKAPAQWQSNIITREGNPSIKKNTSTESKPLHDFGFDATQDFHLYAIVWTPEYVAWEIDSVEVRRDTLGGAHGTHADADQVKFLTQEQSLRFNLWASNSAAWTGKWAGGVGLPVEQQIDYVRVYSYDAATKGFTMLWQDDFNGDDLDDSHWARGDWEMERVNLRQENVIVEQGVCRLILDYEAN; from the coding sequence ATGAAAAAGATTATTCTTCCGATGGTTGCTGTGGCGCTCATGACCGCATGCTCCGATGATAATGAAAACATAAATTTTGTTAATGCTCTGCAGCCTGGCGCAGTGTCGTCTAGCTCGGAAGCAACGATTCCGGTTGCAAATTCTAGTTCTGATGCTACGATTCCCCCGACAGAAGTTTCTTCCAGCTCCGATGCTGTTGTTCCGCCGTTGTCCTCTAGCTCGGTTGATGTTCCTCCGGTTGTTTCCTCTAGTTCGGTTGATGTTCCTCCAGTTGTTTCCTCTAGCTCCGTAGCTTCTTCTGCCGAATCTCAATTTACTTATGCAGTGCCGAAGCTGACTGAACTTGACCCAACGAAGAGTTATTCCTTCTATGGTGCTGAACTTACCGGTAGAGATCAGTTCAAGTATGGACGTTTTGAAGCTCGCATGAAGATGGCTGCTATTTCTGGTTCTGTGAGCTCCATGTTCGTTTATTACGACAACTCTTGGATTAAGGAAGAAGAACCTTGGAATGAAATTGATATTGAAGTGCTCGGCAAGGCTCCTGCTCAGTGGCAGTCCAATATCATCACCCGCGAAGGCAACCCGTCTATTAAGAAGAATACGTCTACTGAAAGCAAACCGCTTCACGATTTTGGTTTTGACGCCACTCAGGATTTCCACCTTTATGCCATTGTTTGGACTCCAGAATATGTGGCATGGGAAATCGACAGCGTTGAAGTGCGCCGCGATACGCTTGGTGGTGCTCATGGAACGCATGCCGATGCAGACCAGGTCAAGTTCTTGACTCAAGAACAGTCTCTCCGTTTCAACCTTTGGGCTTCTAATAGCGCTGCTTGGACCGGCAAATGGGCTGGTGGCGTTGGCCTTCCGGTTGAACAGCAGATTGATTACGTCCGCGTGTATTCTTATGATGCCGCAACCAAGGGCTTCACGATGCTCTGGCAGGATGATTTCAATGGCGACGATCTAGATGATAGTCACTGGGCAAGAGGTGACTGGGAAATGGAACGTGTGAACCTCCGCCAGGAAAACGTTATCGTCGAACAAGGTGTTTGCCGCCTTATCTTGGACTACGAAGCAAACTAA